GCATGCTGTCTGGGCCGTGGTGGGTTGTTACTCTGGCGATTTTTGGTGCTTTGTATCCAAATTACTCTCACCTCTATAAGGCAGTTAGCGAGCTTGGGGCGTTCGGTGCGCCTCACGCCTTGGCAATGAATGTCCTTTGTTTGTTTCTTACGGGATTATTTGTCATCCTTTCTGGCGTTGGATTTCGTAATTTCCTGCTAAAACAACAGTATTCCACATCAGCGGCTTGGTGGGTTGTCATTCTTGGGGTCATGCTGGCAGGCGCCTCAGTTCCAGCGGATATGGATCTGCGGTTTGCTAGCCCGTGGACGGTGTTGCATGGCATTTTCGTATTGCTTGGTGTGGTACCTTTTTTTGTGGCATCTTGGAAAACACACCGGGCCCTTAGAGATTTAAATATTCAGTCACGTGTTGTCAGCCATTTTCCTGTATTGATTATTCCGGTATTTCTATTGCACGGATTATTAGATCAAGGGGGGCTGGTCCAGAGACTTACAATCTTAATTGTTCTTACTTGGGTTGGGTTGCTTAGCAGGCATGTTTCAAAAGCTAAATGCACATAACAACGCGCTCAAATACGTTCCGGGCCATTGGTCCTCCACCGGACGGCCAAGGCCGCCTAGCTTGCGCTTGTCGCTACGCGCCATTTTATGCGCAAGCCAGTCAACCATGTTCGCCGTTTAGCGCAGTGTTAGGTGAATAAAACATTGTGAATCGGAATCTCGTTCATAGAATCTGCCTAGTGTTTTGCGCCAGCTTTCTTTCGGGGTGTGGTGATTCGCCTATTCTGACTACGCCTCTTCCAGACGGTTACTCGATGCATTCCAACGGTGGAGGTTTCGCCAACGTGCGGCGTCCAGATGGATTGAGAATGTCAGACTATTTTGGCATTTTGGATAACGGTCATGAGCAATGGTGTCGTGGCTTCGCATGGGATGGTCAACAAGTAATCTGCGAGTTGGAAAATTCCGTGAATGGCGGTGGTGATCTGCAAGGTGGTAATTTCTTCTCGACACCGGTACTGGAAAGGCACAGATATTGTCGAGTGACTCAGTTGAAAAAGAGTGGAAACTAAAGACTGGAGCCGAATTTCCCATCCTTCGAACTCGGTATGAGAGCACGAGTGCCAAATAATTCACCTAATATAGATAAAACGAAAATGCCGCCAGCGGCAAGGACGCGCAAAAAGATGTGCGCTCGTTTTAGGGGCGTAAGGTATACAAGTTGGAACGCTTAAGGGCTAATTTAATGTATGTCGTGATTTTAGGTTCGCTCGGCTACATTATTTACACAGCGAAATTCGATCCGGCTTATCCAACTGGTGAGTATAAGAAAGCAGTAGTTCAATCAGTAGCCCCAAATTATTCACGATTTAAACCAAAGAAGACCGTTTATATAAAAACGGAAGATGGTGAAGAATTAGTGCGTGTTGTGGATATAAATAGACGTTTGATACCAGGTCAGGAGATAGAACTTAAAGTTTATCGTTCGAAAGTAAGGGGTATAACTAAGTATGAAATTTTGTAGTAGATATCTAACAAGAACAACCACTAAAAATAGAACAGAAAGAACAATGGACACCCATTTTTTTACTTATATGCGACAAGAACGCTGAGGTTTAACATTGAACATCGGAATCTATATTTACCAAAACGCAGAAGTGCTGGACTTTTCGGGTCCATTTGAAGTGTTTTCAACCGCCAACAGGTTTACCGGTCCTGACCCTGCTTTTAATGTCTTCTTGGTAGCCGAAGATACCTGCCCGGTGCAGGCTAGAGGTGGGTATAGTATCAATCCGCACTATGGGTTCAGTGACCACCCTCACATAGATGTCTTGATCGTTGTTGGTGGCATCCACATGGAAGAGTTAAGCAAGACCAACGTAATAGATTGGGTTGCGGCAACCTCAGAGAAAGCCGAACTTGTAGCGTCTGTCTGTACTGGCGCGTTTATTCTCGCCCAAGCTGGACTATTGAATGGGCTTGAAGTGACTACGCATTGGGAGGATATCGACGCGTTACGTGGTTCGTATGCGGATCTAACGGTCGTTGAATCCAGACGCTGGGTAGATACAGGCAAGGTTGTATCATCGGGCGGAATATCTGCTGGCATTGATATGAGCCTACACTTAGTATCAAGGCTTGTTGGTGCGGAGCTGGCCGAAAGAACTGCTCGACAAATGGAATTTGAGTGGCGAAAGAACTCGTTGTAGAGCAAATCATCGCGTTCTAACCAGGTTGCGGGGTTTCACGTAAGCTTCAATCGAAAAACTATGTAAACAGAGGAAATAGCGTGGAAGTTGTAAGAAGTAAAGAATTTATTGCAGACTGTTCATGGGGGGCAAAAGACCTCGCATCAATGAATGGCATCTCTACCCGATTGCATTGGACAAAAGAGCCATACAAGTGGCATGTAAATGATGGCGAGGAAGTCTTTGTGGTGCTGGATGGAAAAGTGGAAATGTTCTACCGAATAGGTGGCGCCGAGACCTCCTGCATTTTGGAGTCAGGCGATATATTCTATGCCTCAGTGGGTACAGAACACGCCGCGCACCCTATCGGCGAAGCAAGAATATTAGTGGTGGAAAAAGAGGGCAGTGTCTAACGCGTTTGCGGAGTCCGGAGAAAGACAACGGTCAGCGACACACCGTCTTTTTGTTCTGTCATCTCTCAAAACACGGTAAGGTTCCTGAAGCGTGGAAGTTGTACTTTGCGCGCGACACAAGCTGGCGATGATGTCTATTTGGTCGCGATTGAAACCTCGCTGACCTTCGAAATGGATAATGATACGATCGTTGATGCGGTGGATAATTGTCCAGCGCAGGCGAATGAAGACCAAGCCGATTTTGAAGGCGACGGAATCGGTGACGTTTGCGACGCGGATGATGATGGCGATGGGATGTCGGATGAATTCGAAATTGCCAACGGTCTGAATCCACGGAATTCATTTGATCGTGATGCGGATCCGGACGGTGATGGCTTTACCAATGGGCAAGAAGCCGCTTTCAACACTGATCCGAATGTGCTGAATGAAGACTTAAATAATAACAATATTCCAGATAGTGTAGACCAGCAGCGTTTACGTAGTACTCGGAGTCTCCCTGCCGTATACAAACTTCTGCTGTTGGATGAAGAGATCAACTAAGAGAGATAACTATGAGCAAGCAAGCCCCCAATGCCGCATCGTCAACCCTGCGAACTCGACGCGCTTTGTTTGGCCTTGCCACAACGGCAGCCCTGGCACCGTTGTGGGCCAAACCGGTCGTCAACACGATTGTGTTGCCGGCCCATGCGCAAACCAGTGTTTGTGTGACTGATACTACGGTCGGTGGTCCACTGGCTGGCGCACCGGACAATCCACCAAATTGTCAGGTTGCCTGCGAAGCCGAGGCTGCTCGCGAAAATGCCTTATTGTGTGAAGTCCGCGAAACGCCAACTGACTCTGGTACCGACTGCGCCTGTGATATCGACGTAATCTAGCCTCTGCTGCGCGCAATGCTATGCCAGCTTGCGTGCGGCGGATGTCAGCGCAACCCAAAAACCCTCAGGCAAAGGGTGTGCTGGTAACAGGTTCTGCTGGCCGAGTTGGTCGGGTGATCTAGCGCCGTTTAGTTCGAGAGTTTGCTCCGCTGAGCTTAGATTGTGTGGTTCGACGAGCATGAGCTTGGTCGAGCAGCCAGTTTTAGTCCGCACTGCCGGTGGCCAATGTGTGCGATATACGCCTTTAGAATCCACATTCGTTGTCGGCCGCATTACTGTCATGTATATCGGTTATGTCGAGCGTAACCAGAATGCTTAACGCCTGGCAAGCCGATGAGATAGTATTTCCGCTATACTCCTACATCTTCATGATTGGGATCGTGTTATCGCACGGGTATTTTAGCGACTATGTCTACTTCAAATGCAGAGCAAAATCGATTACTTAAGTTCTTGAGTTGTGAGGCGCTAGACCTGAATTTGTTTCGTGGTCAAAGCAAAGACTTTAATACCGGTCAAGTCTATGGTGGCCAGGTTTTAGGTCAGGCAATCAAGGCTGCGTATCAAACTATTGACGAAGGTCGTCATATCCATTCAGCTCATGCGTATTTCCTGCTACGCGGAGACGTCAACGCGCCGATTATCTATGAGGTAGATCGATCACTGGATGGTGGCAGTTTCTCGTCTCGACGCGTGGTAGCGATTCAACATGGACGGCAAATTTTTCACTTGTCTGCGTCGTTCCAGAAACAAGAAGAGGGTCTGGAATATTCTGAGACCTGGGTGCCGCCCTTCGATGTGGTGGAGGAAGCACTCGCCAATGGTCCGTCAAAAGACATTAATTTTCAGGCCGGTTATCTCGATGTGTGTTACGTGCCAAATGAACGCATCGAGCGCAATGACACCACGCAGTATTGGTTCAAAACCAAAGACAGTTTGCCGGACGATCTAGCTTTGCATCACACGGTACTGGCCTACATCTCGGATATGGGGCCATTACAGGCGACCATACAACCACATGATCTAAATGCACCCAAGTTGGAAGACCGTAAACGGCAAGTGCTGTTGGCCACGATCGATCACGCGGTTTGGTTTCATCGGCCGTTTCGCGCGGACGATTGGTTGTTTTATGAGTGCCGTGCTCAGTCTACCGGTAATGGGCGTGGTTTGGCCTACGGGCGGATTTACGCGCAAGACGGCACGCTGGTAGCATCCACGTCACAGGAAGGCCTGCTGCGCTTACGTCGCTAAAGTATTAAAGCGCGCAGTTAAGTCATCCAGTTGCGTAAACCGCGATGGGTTAGCAAGAAGGTACGGCGTGCCATATTTGCTTAGATGCCATAATAAATCCCCCCAAAGTAGAGCGATTTGCGCAGCTAGAAAAATAGGCGTTTGCTGTTTAGCTTCCCAGCCGGGCGCATAATGTGCGAGAAAGTGCTGGCTTTGTTGCGAATCGAGTTCGAAGTAGAGCACGATTGCGGCCAGATCGAACCATGGGTTGTGCAGCATGGTGTATTCCCAATCAATAAACCAAACCCGTTTAGCCTCAAACAAACAATTGCTGATGACCAAGTCATTGTGGCAGACGCACCAAGGGGTAGCGTCTTGTGCAAAAGAGTGAAGGGCGTTGGCCAATCCGCGATGAATCGACGTTGCTTGTTCGGCCAGCGCACCCTCTAAATTTGCTAAGTATTGTTGACAAAATTCGATCAAATCGAACCTTGCAAATGTCGTTGGCTCAGGTGCTGAGTGCAGTTTATGTAGAGCCTGTGCCAGAAGCTTGATGTGGTGCCCAGCAAACGGGACGGATTCCTGATATGCCATCAACGCAACGTCATCGTCTGCAAAATGGATTTTAGGTGCTAGGCCTTGAGCCGCTGCCCAGCGTTGTGCCGAGATGGCCAAATCGAAGGAATGTGAGAATTGTTTTAGTACCCAAAATTCATCCGCGGACTGCAATAACACTGTCTGATGGTTTTGACCCGCGGTGAACTGTTCGACGATTTTTGGTTGAGCCGTCAGTCCCCAACGCCGCCAGTTAGCGAGTAAATTACTGGGTTGCATGTTGATACCGGGTGCGCCACTCGCGGTAACCAAATACGGCAATAACGGTGTAGGCTACAAACAGCAAAGCGTATAAATACAGCCCCTTCTGCCAGAATAACCACACTGAGACAGCATCGATCACAATCCAGTACAACCAGTTTTCTAACACCTTGCGGGCGACCATCCACGTGGTGAACACAGCCGCCCAGGTGGTGAATGAATCAACAAAAGGGTAGTCAGCTTGAGTAAACCTTTCCAGGCCCACCCCGCTGGCTACACTCAGTGCTAAAATCACCGTTATCGCGATCGCGTGGTGTAGGGGTTGCCAGCGTTGGATAGCCAGTTGGTCGTGATCTGTGCTGCCATAGCGCCACTGATACCAGCCGTAAAGCGCCATGACGAGGTAGTAAACATTCAACCCAGACTCCATCAACAAGCTGACATCCCAAAACAAGATGATTGCCGTCGCGGTGCCAATTAATGCCGCAGGCCAGCACCAGATGTTTTCTTTGGTCGCCAGAATTATGTACGCGACGCCGAATGCCACCGACACCCATTCCAAGAGCGAAGTGGCGTTCCACGCCGCGAGCAGCGCATCCATCATGTTAATTTACTCGTAGCCTTCAAGTTGACGCGCATCGCCTTCGAGGTATTTACACACAAACACGATTTTGCCGAACTGCTGCATTGAGTGACGCATCGCGGAGTTCAGGAGTTGCGTTACTTGTTCAAATTCGCCAAACACGCGTGTGCTCATGTTTGAGGTACGAATATCAACGTCATTTGCTTGGTTCAGTTGGTCTAGAAAGGCCTTAATTTTGGGTTTGTACTCATCTTGTAACGGGTACATGCTAATTTCAACGGATAACATCATAGGTGGTTCCTCCGAGCGGATCTAGAAATCGAACGTGGCGCGCAGGCCAACAACGCGAGGCGCGCCATATTGTGTGTATGGCTCAGTTTCATAGAACTTGCGCGGGTCATTACCGAAGCTCCCAAAGCCACGCGTGGTGATGGTCTCGTCACCCAGGTTCTTACCATACAATGCAATACGCAGCTTGTCGCGCGTGTAAGCCAGTTCAAGGTTGATTGAGGTGTAGGCTTGCGAACGCAATTCATGACGATCCGAAAAGTAGAAATCATCCTTGCCTTCCAGTGAGCCGTGAATTGACCAATTGTCCGCCAGTTGCAGGTTTCCACCCAACAGCCATTGGTATGATGGCGCGTGTGCTTGCTCGCGCCCAGCGAGGTTGTATGGGATACCATTGTCACGGTCTGCATTGACGTGGTCGAAGGTCAGCAACTGGTCGAACTCAGTGTCCAAGAGGCCAAGCGTACTGTACAGGCTCCAGTGCTCGCTAGGGGCCCAATTAAGCTCGACTTCCAGACCTCGATTTGTGCCGCTGGCGGCGTTATCGGTGAAGTCAGTAAAGCCACAAGGGCAGGGGTCGCCAGCCACGCCAGTGGCAATCGAACGTACCACGGATTGCTTGGTCTGAATCGCGTCGCGGTCTTGGTAGAACACGGCCGCCTGCAATTGGAGGTCTAGTGCATCGAAGTAGTGTTTGAAACCGAGTTCGTAGTTCAACATGGTTTCGGTGTCGTACTCACGTTTGGCAGCGTCGAGTTCTTGATCTAGATTAAATCCTCCGGGCTTGAAACCGCGAGACACCAGGCCATAAACAAACGCACCGCTATCGGTCCGGTATTCCAGCGCGAGTCGTCCGCCCCATAGATCTTCACTCAAGGACGCTTGAGCCAAATCGGAATCCGCGTAGTCCACATCTCGAGTTTCACTTCGCAGGCCTCCAACAATGGCCCAGCGCGCATTGAGCGCGTAATTCAGCTGACCATAAATGGCACTGTTTCGGGTGTCGAATTGGCTACGGAATAGGCCGTCGTTGTAGGTGTAGTCACGGGTCAAGTCGATAGATTGATCGCGATGATACACACCGGCAACCCAAGAAACCTGGTCTCCTTCCGATACATAGCGCAGGTCTACGCTGGTATTGTCATTATCGCGCTGATAAGCATCGAACGAGGCATAAAACCAGTCAAACCCGAACAGCGCGCTATCACACGCGGTGGCGTCGCAAATACCGGGATGGCTCCAATCTTCATCATACGAGTAGGCCAGGTCGCTGCTGGCAACGCTTAGCATCGCTTCGAGGTGTTGTTGCGCCGTGATGGCGTAACGAGCGCGGACCGAGCCGGCCATCGTATCTTGTTGATCCACGCCGGGTTCGTCAGAGTAGGTCTGGCGCGTATTGTCCAGACTGAACGCGTCGTAGCCATTGTTGATGTCCGCCAAGAATAGCGTGAAATTCATGGTGAGATCGTGATTGGCCTGCCAGGCGAGTTGCGCGCGTGCGGTGGTTTCGTCGATCCGCATGGTGTCGTCACGATCTAAGAAAACGTTTTCAACAAAGCCATCGCTTTGCACATTTTGCGCCGCAATACGATAGCCGAGCGACTCGTTTAGAGGGCCACTGATCATGCCTTGGATCAATTGCCCACCATACTCTGCAATGCCGAGGCTTAGGCGAGACTCCAAGGCCTCGGTTGGTCGATTGGAGACCATGTTGATCATGCCCGCCAGTGCGTTGGCACCGAATAGCGTACCCTGTGGGCCACGCAACACTTCGACTTGATCTAAGTCGAGCGTACTGGCTCCGGTAGCGATGCCGGTCATATCGATCCCATCCAGCACAATACCGACAGAGTTAATTATCGGGTCCTGAAATTCACTGCGCTCTCCAATACCTCGGATCTGAATAAACCGTCCACGTGAAGCGCCCGTGGCGTAGTTGATATTGGGTGACAGATTTAACAGGTCTTCAAGATTAGACGCGTGGCGTAGGTCGATCTGAGATTGACCAATGACCGACACACTGTTGGGTAATTCGAGCACGCTGGTCTCGATCAGTTCAGCTGTGACTACGACTTCTTCGAGTTCAGCCGCGGCGTTGGCGCAGAGGCAGCTACCTGCCAGCAATACGCAAATAAGATTTTTTTTCATTTTGGTCTCTTCAGATAATAGCGATGATGAGACCCGGTAGGCGAGAGTGAGGTGTGACAGTTCGCGAGAACATTGTTACCCATCCCTACGCCGGTGTTAACCGGATCAGGTTCATGGGGTTTATGTCACCGCACTGCGCATGATGAATGTTCGCGCAGGTATTAGACAAATCTCAGGTCGATAAGGTTCAACCGCCCCCTGGGTGCTGATATTTCAGCGAACGAGAGTGTAGCACGCGGGTAACAGAAAACACGTAAAAATTGGCGGGAATGCCTGGCCTTCATGAGGAATTTTGAACTCAGCATGCGATTTGTCTCAAAAAGGCGTATAGTCCGTCTCTTATCACTGTCATCGCCGTGCAATCTGATGCAGGTATGGTCAGTCAGTTTGAGAAATCAAATTCAGTTTGAATGAACGCTTATAATCACCAAACATCAGCGCTGACGACACCCGAAGCCGAAACCGCCAAAATTCTGGTGATCCGCTTTAAACACATCGGCGATGTGCTACTTACTTCGGTGCTGTGTAATACCCTCAAGCAGACCTTTCCTAAGGCCCGAGTGGATTTTCTGATCCAGAATAAAAGCGCGGACCTATTTATCAATCACCCGTACATCAATCGTGTGATTGCGTTGACTCCGGAGCAGCAAAAAAACCCCATAAAATATTGGCGTCTGATTCGCCAAATCACCAAAGACAAATACGATCTGGTAATAGATGCGCAGTCGACTGCCAAGAGTGAATTGGTCTCAATGCTGGCGAGACGGAGTGCGATCTGCATCGGGCGCAAAAAATCCAAACGCGGTTTTTTCTACACGCACAAGGTTGTGCCATCGCCGCAGCGCGTAAACAAAATCGATGAACGGCTCAGTTTACTGGCCCCCCTGGCGGGAATGGGTTTTGACATCAAACGGCACGACGAGATGGTGGTCGCGGTGCCGCCTGAGCGGCAACAGCGGTACCGTGACATCATGCAATCAAAAGGCATTGATTTTAGCCGCCCAGTGTTTGCCGTGTCAGTAAGTGCTAAGTTGTCCTATAAAAAGTGGCGCAATGATTACTTGCAACATGTGGTCGATCACTGTGTGGAAACCTTTGGCGCTCAAATTGTGTTGAACGCGGGCAGCGACGACGAGCGTCGCGATGCGATGAATTTCAAACAACAATCCAAACATGCGGAAGCGCTATACGCAGATATCAACACGTTCACCTTGATGGATTTGGCGGCGATGTTGTCACGGTGTGATTTATATATTGGTAACGAAGGCGGACCTCGCCATATTGCACACGCCGTTGGTTTGCCAAGTGTGTCGGTGTTTTCACCCAGTGCGAAAAAAGCCGAATGGTTGCCCAGCACGTCGCGCGCGCACCAGGGTGTGGAATGGGATGATTTGGTCGACACCACGCTAGAAGAGAAACAAAAGGTGCACGCAGCGCTGGAGATTGGCAGTGACGATTACTATGCTTTGTATCATACTATCACGCCACAGCCAGTGATTGAGTTGATTGATGACGTCACTGACTTCGTTGGCATACAGCGTTTGGAGCACGTTGGCTGGTAAGTCGCTGGTTGAGTTGTTCAAACCCGAAAAGAGTTGATTTATGACTGAATACACGTTTATTGCGGCCATTGCTGGTGTTCTACTCGTCGGGGCGATGAGCCCTGGGCCCAGTTTTTTGGTGGTCGCGCAGAATGCCTTGTCCAAGTCGCGCGCGCACGGAGTTGCGACCGCATTGGGCACGGGTTTAGGTGTGGCGATCTTTGCGATTCTGGCGAGCTTTGGTGTCACCGCGCTGATCGAGACGGTTCCGAGCGCGTATCTGGTGTTTAAGATACTCGGCGGTGCCTACCTGTTATACCTAGCAGTGCGAATCTGGCGCGGTGCGAGTGAGCCACTGATAACCGAGGTATCAGAGGGCGAGAAACAAACCACCTTGTTACAAGCATTTATGCTTGGATTGGTGACTCAGACCAGCAACCCCAAAACCGCATTGGTGATCGCCGGTATTTTTGCTGCCTTTGTGCCATCGGAACCACCGCAACACACAACCGCCCTGGTTGCCGTGATCGCATTTATTATTGATTTTAGCTGGTACGCACTGGTGGCAATCAGCTTATCATTGCCTAAGAGTCGAGGTGTCTATCAGCGCGCTAAAGCGGGCTTTGACCGAACCGCAGCGCTGTTCCTTGGCGCGGTTGGCGTTAAACTCTTGATGAGTCGAATCGACTAGAGTGTTGAATAATTTCTAGATGGCCAAACAGTAGTGCCTGTTCGGCCATCTTTTTAACCTGTGAGTTAATGTCTGAAGTGACGCATCCCGGTGAATACCATCGCCATACCGGCTTCATCCGCAGCGGCAATCACTTCCTCGTCGCGCATTGAGCCACCCGGTTGAATGACGGCGCTGATACCGGCTTGTGCGGCACTGTCGATACCATCTCGAAATGGAAAGAACGCATCAGATGCCATCACCGACCCTTTGACTTCCAAACCGGCGTGCTCGGCTTTGATGGCGGCAATTCGTGCCGAGTTGATACGACTCATTTGCCCCGCGCCAACGCCAATCGTCATATTACCTTTGGCGTACACAATCGCGTTGGACTTCACAAATTTGGCTACTTTCCAGGCGAATAACAGGTCTGCCATTTGGGCTTCCGTCGGCGCTACCTTGCTGACGATTTTGAGTTCATTATGCAGAGCCAGGTCATTGTCTTGCACCAGCAGACCGCCGGTTACCCGTTTGTACTCCAAGAGATTGCTGGCTTGGTCTTGCCATTGACCGCTGCTTAACAAGCGCACGTTTTTCTTCTTTGCGACCGCTGCGACTGCGTCGGGGGATACGCTTGGCGCGATGATCACTTCGACAAATTGACGATCGACGATCTTGGCGGCGGTGGCGCCGTCTAATTCACGATTGAACGCAATGATACCGCCGAAAGCCGACTCTGGGTCGGTTGAGAAGGCCTGGTCGTAGGCCTCACTCAAGCTGGCAGCGGTTGCGACACCGCATGGGTTGGCGTGTTTAACGATCACACACGCTGGTGCATCGTTGAATAGCTTCACGCACTCGAGTGCGGCGTCGGTATCGGCGATATTGTTATACGACAGTTCTTTGCCCTGTAGCTGGGTGGCTGTGGCGATACCGATGGGCGCATTGTCTTCCACATAGAACGCCGCCCGTTGATGTGGATTTTCACCGTAACGCATGGTTTGCTGATGTTTAAATTGCAGATTGAAAGTGCGGGCAAACTCACTTTTACTGCCGTCGGATTGGACTTTGCCGAGGTAGTTGGCAATCGCGCCATCATATTGAGCGGTGTGCTCGAAGGCTTTGGTGGCAAGTGAAAAGCGGGTCGCGTAGCTTAAACCGCCTTGTTGAATCTCAGTGATCAATTGATCGTAATCACCAGCGTCGACCACAATCGCCACATCGCGATGATTCTTGGCGGCCGAGCGCACCATGGTTGGGCCGCCGATGTCGATATTCTCAATCGCTGTTGGCAAGTCGCAATCTGGGTTCGCCACAGTTTGCTGGAATGGGTACAGATTGACCACCACCATGTCGATTGGCGCAATGC
The genomic region above belongs to Arenicella chitinivorans and contains:
- a CDS encoding YkoF family thiamine/hydroxymethylpyrimidine-binding protein produces the protein MMLSVEISMYPLQDEYKPKIKAFLDQLNQANDVDIRTSNMSTRVFGEFEQVTQLLNSAMRHSMQQFGKIVFVCKYLEGDARQLEGYE
- the pnuC gene encoding nicotinamide riboside transporter PnuC, with the protein product MMDALLAAWNATSLLEWVSVAFGVAYIILATKENIWCWPAALIGTATAIILFWDVSLLMESGLNVYYLVMALYGWYQWRYGSTDHDQLAIQRWQPLHHAIAITVILALSVASGVGLERFTQADYPFVDSFTTWAAVFTTWMVARKVLENWLYWIVIDAVSVWLFWQKGLYLYALLFVAYTVIAVFGYREWRTRYQHATQ
- a CDS encoding TonB-dependent receptor; the encoded protein is MKKNLICVLLAGSCLCANAAAELEEVVVTAELIETSVLELPNSVSVIGQSQIDLRHASNLEDLLNLSPNINYATGASRGRFIQIRGIGERSEFQDPIINSVGIVLDGIDMTGIATGASTLDLDQVEVLRGPQGTLFGANALAGMINMVSNRPTEALESRLSLGIAEYGGQLIQGMISGPLNESLGYRIAAQNVQSDGFVENVFLDRDDTMRIDETTARAQLAWQANHDLTMNFTLFLADINNGYDAFSLDNTRQTYSDEPGVDQQDTMAGSVRARYAITAQQHLEAMLSVASSDLAYSYDEDWSHPGICDATACDSALFGFDWFYASFDAYQRDNDNTSVDLRYVSEGDQVSWVAGVYHRDQSIDLTRDYTYNDGLFRSQFDTRNSAIYGQLNYALNARWAIVGGLRSETRDVDYADSDLAQASLSEDLWGGRLALEYRTDSGAFVYGLVSRGFKPGGFNLDQELDAAKREYDTETMLNYELGFKHYFDALDLQLQAAVFYQDRDAIQTKQSVVRSIATGVAGDPCPCGFTDFTDNAASGTNRGLEVELNWAPSEHWSLYSTLGLLDTEFDQLLTFDHVNADRDNGIPYNLAGREQAHAPSYQWLLGGNLQLADNWSIHGSLEGKDDFYFSDRHELRSQAYTSINLELAYTRDKLRIALYGKNLGDETITTRGFGSFGNDPRKFYETEPYTQYGAPRVVGLRATFDF
- a CDS encoding thrombospondin type 3 repeat-containing protein, which encodes MRATQAGDDVYLVAIETSLTFEMDNDTIVDAVDNCPAQANEDQADFEGDGIGDVCDADDDGDGMSDEFEIANGLNPRNSFDRDADPDGDGFTNGQEAAFNTDPNVLNEDLNNNNIPDSVDQQRLRSTRSLPAVYKLLLLDEEIN
- a CDS encoding phosphotransferase; translated protein: MQPSNLLANWRRWGLTAQPKIVEQFTAGQNHQTVLLQSADEFWVLKQFSHSFDLAISAQRWAAAQGLAPKIHFADDDVALMAYQESVPFAGHHIKLLAQALHKLHSAPEPTTFARFDLIEFCQQYLANLEGALAEQATSIHRGLANALHSFAQDATPWCVCHNDLVISNCLFEAKRVWFIDWEYTMLHNPWFDLAAIVLYFELDSQQSQHFLAHYAPGWEAKQQTPIFLAAQIALLWGDLLWHLSKYGTPYLLANPSRFTQLDDLTARFNTLAT
- a CDS encoding DUF998 domain-containing protein, which produces MDKLFFRLGMLSGPWWVVTLAIFGALYPNYSHLYKAVSELGAFGAPHALAMNVLCLFLTGLFVILSGVGFRNFLLKQQYSTSAAWWVVILGVMLAGASVPADMDLRFASPWTVLHGIFVLLGVVPFFVASWKTHRALRDLNIQSRVVSHFPVLIIPVFLLHGLLDQGGLVQRLTILIVLTWVGLLSRHVSKAKCT
- a CDS encoding cupin domain-containing protein — translated: MEVVRSKEFIADCSWGAKDLASMNGISTRLHWTKEPYKWHVNDGEEVFVVLDGKVEMFYRIGGAETSCILESGDIFYASVGTEHAAHPIGEARILVVEKEGSV
- a CDS encoding DJ-1/PfpI family protein — encoded protein: MNIGIYIYQNAEVLDFSGPFEVFSTANRFTGPDPAFNVFLVAEDTCPVQARGGYSINPHYGFSDHPHIDVLIVVGGIHMEELSKTNVIDWVAATSEKAELVASVCTGAFILAQAGLLNGLEVTTHWEDIDALRGSYADLTVVESRRWVDTGKVVSSGGISAGIDMSLHLVSRLVGAELAERTARQMEFEWRKNSL
- a CDS encoding LysE family translocator yields the protein MTEYTFIAAIAGVLLVGAMSPGPSFLVVAQNALSKSRAHGVATALGTGLGVAIFAILASFGVTALIETVPSAYLVFKILGGAYLLYLAVRIWRGASEPLITEVSEGEKQTTLLQAFMLGLVTQTSNPKTALVIAGIFAAFVPSEPPQHTTALVAVIAFIIDFSWYALVAISLSLPKSRGVYQRAKAGFDRTAALFLGAVGVKLLMSRID
- a CDS encoding glycosyltransferase family 9 protein, which produces MNAYNHQTSALTTPEAETAKILVIRFKHIGDVLLTSVLCNTLKQTFPKARVDFLIQNKSADLFINHPYINRVIALTPEQQKNPIKYWRLIRQITKDKYDLVIDAQSTAKSELVSMLARRSAICIGRKKSKRGFFYTHKVVPSPQRVNKIDERLSLLAPLAGMGFDIKRHDEMVVAVPPERQQRYRDIMQSKGIDFSRPVFAVSVSAKLSYKKWRNDYLQHVVDHCVETFGAQIVLNAGSDDERRDAMNFKQQSKHAEALYADINTFTLMDLAAMLSRCDLYIGNEGGPRHIAHAVGLPSVSVFSPSAKKAEWLPSTSRAHQGVEWDDLVDTTLEEKQKVHAALEIGSDDYYALYHTITPQPVIELIDDVTDFVGIQRLEHVGW
- a CDS encoding acyl-CoA thioesterase, translated to MSTSNAEQNRLLKFLSCEALDLNLFRGQSKDFNTGQVYGGQVLGQAIKAAYQTIDEGRHIHSAHAYFLLRGDVNAPIIYEVDRSLDGGSFSSRRVVAIQHGRQIFHLSASFQKQEEGLEYSETWVPPFDVVEEALANGPSKDINFQAGYLDVCYVPNERIERNDTTQYWFKTKDSLPDDLALHHTVLAYISDMGPLQATIQPHDLNAPKLEDRKRQVLLATIDHAVWFHRPFRADDWLFYECRAQSTGNGRGLAYGRIYAQDGTLVASTSQEGLLRLRR